One window from the genome of Pyrus communis chromosome 16, drPyrComm1.1, whole genome shotgun sequence encodes:
- the LOC137721482 gene encoding ceramide kinase isoform X3 — protein sequence MERDVDCCIEPDESPPLPHAQFYGGATAAALSCSLTLDRVGEVLLSLNSDGLSWKSLEPLENDDSTCLGITFTSKVATEIKFSDVYSVELISHGLIHVPKVSNARRCLSGRHESEVYRFTVYGFQQSKTMPSLRVLAAYTFGHNDLQTCQMWVNQINASLALEQGRPKNLLVFVHPKSGKGNGCKIWDSVAPIFSHAKVKTKVIVTQRSGHAYDMMASIGNKELASYDGVLAVGGDGFFNEILNGFLSSRHKAPYPPTPSGFLPSDTYHDSFCVHDPNETVIGTSSQNIEQSPLLPSPIHDGSGATVITDEDPEFPFPNEHFRFGIIPAGSTDAIVMCTTGARDPITSTFHIVLGKRVSLDVAQVVRWKTTSTSKVEPFVRYAASFAGYGFYGDVITESEKYRWMGPKRYDYAGTRVFLKHRSYEAEVAYIEVKPEGKSIPERGSLSGRKRPFWSPNKSDQAMCRVNCKVCSSTTPCSYPGETKWSISKGKFLSIGAAVISNRNERAPDGLVADAHLSDGFMHLILIKDCSHALYLWHLTQLAKKGGNPFDFKFVEHHKTTAFTFTSSGNESVWNLDGELFQAHQLSAQVFRGLVSLFASGPEI from the exons ATGGAACGTGATGTAGATTGCTGTATTGAACCAGATGAATCTCCCCCTCTCCCCCACGCACAGTTTTACGGCGGAGCCACGGCGGCGGCTTTGAGCTGCAGCCTCACCTTGGACCGCGTCGGGGAAGTCCTTCTCTCCTTAAACTCAGATGGGTTGTCTTGGAAATCGCTCGAGCCATTGGAAAAT GATGACTCAACTTGTTTGGGCATCACATTTACTTCAAAGGTTGCAACCGAGATCAAATTTTCCGATGTGTATTCCGTTGAGTTGATCAGCCACGGTTTGATCCATGTGCCAAAGGTTTCAAATGCTAGAAGATGCCTTTCAGGTCGTCATGAATCTGAG GTTTACCGCTTTACAGTGTATGGTTTCCAGCAGTCAAAGACTATGCCTTCTCTTCGGGTCCTGGCTGCATATACGTTTGGTCATAATGATCTCCAAACATGTCAGATGTGGGTCAATCAGATTAATGCTTCTCTGGCCCTAGAACAGGGGCGACCAAAGAATCTATTG GTTTTTGTTCATCCAAAGAGTGGGAAGGGAAACGGCTGCAAAATTTGGGACTCGGTGGCTCCTATATTCTCCCATGCTAAAGTGAAAACAAAG GTCATTGTGACCCAAAGGTCAGGGCACGCATATGATATGATGGCATCTATAGGTAACAAAGAGCTTGCTTCATATGATGGAGTTTTAGCCGTT GGCGGTGATGGTTTCTTCAATGAAATCCTCAATGGATTTCTTTCTTCAAGGCATAAAGCTCCATACCCGCCAACTCCTTCAGGTTTTCTTCCTTCTGATACATATCATGACAGTTTCTGTGTTCATGATCCAAATGAAACAGTTATTGGAACTTCTTCTCAGAACATTGAGCAGTCTCCTCTCCTCCCAAGTCCAATCCATGATGGTTCGGGAGCCACAGTTATCA CAGATGAAGATCCAGAGTTTCCCTTCCCCAATGAGCATTTCAGATTTGGAATCATTCCTGCTGGCTCTACCGATGCCATTGTGATGTG CACAACTGGTGCTCGAGATCCTATAACATCTACGTTTCACATTGTCCTTGGGAAAAGGGTTTCCCTTGATGTAGCCCAAGTTGTAAGGTGGAAAACAACATCTACATCAAAGGTTGAACCTTTTGTGCGCTATGCAGCGTCTTTTGCCGG GTACGGATTTTATGGAGATGTCATTACTGAGAGTGAAAAATACCGTTGGATGGGTCCAAAAAGATATGATTATGCAGGAACAAGGGTATTTTTAAAGCACCG GTCCTATGAGGCGGAAGTAGCATATATAGAAGTCAAACCAGAAGGAAAGTCAATTCCTGAAAGAGGAAGTTTGAGCGGTCGCAAGCGACCATTTTGGAGCCCAAATAAATCCGATCAAGCAATGTGCCGTGTTAACTGCAAGGTCTGTAGCAGCACCACCCCTTGCTCATATCCAGGAGAAACAAAATGGTCCATATCAAAGGGAAAGTTTCTTAGCATTGGTGCTGCAGTAATTTCCAATAGAAATGAAAGAGCACCTGACGGTTTGGTGGCTGATGCACACCTTTCAGACGGTTTCATGCATCTCATATTGATCAAAGACTGCTCTCATGCTCTCTATCTATG GCATCTTACCCAGCTTGCAAAGAAGGGCGGAAACCCCTTCGATTTCAAGTTTGTTGAACATCACAAG ACCACTGCTTTTACGTTCACGTCTTCCGGCAACGAGAGTGTATGGAATTTGGACGGGGAACTCTTTCAAGCACACCAATTATCGGCGCAAGTATTTCGAGGCCTTGTTAGCTTGTTTGCCTCCGGTCCTGAAATTTGA
- the LOC137721482 gene encoding ceramide kinase isoform X4, protein MERDVDCCIEPDESPPLPHAQFYGGATAAALSCSLTLDRVGEVLLSLNSDGLSWKSLEPLENDDSTCLGITFTSKVATEIKFSDVYSVELISHGLIHVPKVSNARRCLSGRHESEVYRFTVYGFQQSKTMPSLRVLAAYTFGHNDLQTCQMWVNQINASLALEQGRPKNLLVFVHPKSGKGNGCKIWDSVAPIFSHAKVKTKVIVTQRSGHAYDMMASIGNKELASYDGVLAVGGDGFFNEILNGFLSSRHKAPYPPTPSGFLPSDTYHDSFCVHDPNETVIGTSSQNIEQSPLLPSPIHDGSGATVINEDPEFPFPNEHFRFGIIPAGSTDAIVMCTTGARDPITSTFHIVLGKRVSLDVAQVVRWKTTSTSKVEPFVRYAASFAGYGFYGDVITESEKYRWMGPKRYDYAGTRVFLKHRSYEAEVAYIEVKPEGKSIPERGSLSGRKRPFWSPNKSDQAMCRVNCKVCSSTTPCSYPGETKWSISKGKFLSIGAAVISNRNERAPDGLVADAHLSDGFMHLILIKDCSHALYLWHLTQLAKKGGNPFDFKFVEHHKTTAFTFTSSGNESVWNLDGELFQAHQLSAQVFRGLVSLFASGPEI, encoded by the exons ATGGAACGTGATGTAGATTGCTGTATTGAACCAGATGAATCTCCCCCTCTCCCCCACGCACAGTTTTACGGCGGAGCCACGGCGGCGGCTTTGAGCTGCAGCCTCACCTTGGACCGCGTCGGGGAAGTCCTTCTCTCCTTAAACTCAGATGGGTTGTCTTGGAAATCGCTCGAGCCATTGGAAAAT GATGACTCAACTTGTTTGGGCATCACATTTACTTCAAAGGTTGCAACCGAGATCAAATTTTCCGATGTGTATTCCGTTGAGTTGATCAGCCACGGTTTGATCCATGTGCCAAAGGTTTCAAATGCTAGAAGATGCCTTTCAGGTCGTCATGAATCTGAG GTTTACCGCTTTACAGTGTATGGTTTCCAGCAGTCAAAGACTATGCCTTCTCTTCGGGTCCTGGCTGCATATACGTTTGGTCATAATGATCTCCAAACATGTCAGATGTGGGTCAATCAGATTAATGCTTCTCTGGCCCTAGAACAGGGGCGACCAAAGAATCTATTG GTTTTTGTTCATCCAAAGAGTGGGAAGGGAAACGGCTGCAAAATTTGGGACTCGGTGGCTCCTATATTCTCCCATGCTAAAGTGAAAACAAAG GTCATTGTGACCCAAAGGTCAGGGCACGCATATGATATGATGGCATCTATAGGTAACAAAGAGCTTGCTTCATATGATGGAGTTTTAGCCGTT GGCGGTGATGGTTTCTTCAATGAAATCCTCAATGGATTTCTTTCTTCAAGGCATAAAGCTCCATACCCGCCAACTCCTTCAGGTTTTCTTCCTTCTGATACATATCATGACAGTTTCTGTGTTCATGATCCAAATGAAACAGTTATTGGAACTTCTTCTCAGAACATTGAGCAGTCTCCTCTCCTCCCAAGTCCAATCCATGATGGTTCGGGAGCCACAGTTATCA ATGAAGATCCAGAGTTTCCCTTCCCCAATGAGCATTTCAGATTTGGAATCATTCCTGCTGGCTCTACCGATGCCATTGTGATGTG CACAACTGGTGCTCGAGATCCTATAACATCTACGTTTCACATTGTCCTTGGGAAAAGGGTTTCCCTTGATGTAGCCCAAGTTGTAAGGTGGAAAACAACATCTACATCAAAGGTTGAACCTTTTGTGCGCTATGCAGCGTCTTTTGCCGG GTACGGATTTTATGGAGATGTCATTACTGAGAGTGAAAAATACCGTTGGATGGGTCCAAAAAGATATGATTATGCAGGAACAAGGGTATTTTTAAAGCACCG GTCCTATGAGGCGGAAGTAGCATATATAGAAGTCAAACCAGAAGGAAAGTCAATTCCTGAAAGAGGAAGTTTGAGCGGTCGCAAGCGACCATTTTGGAGCCCAAATAAATCCGATCAAGCAATGTGCCGTGTTAACTGCAAGGTCTGTAGCAGCACCACCCCTTGCTCATATCCAGGAGAAACAAAATGGTCCATATCAAAGGGAAAGTTTCTTAGCATTGGTGCTGCAGTAATTTCCAATAGAAATGAAAGAGCACCTGACGGTTTGGTGGCTGATGCACACCTTTCAGACGGTTTCATGCATCTCATATTGATCAAAGACTGCTCTCATGCTCTCTATCTATG GCATCTTACCCAGCTTGCAAAGAAGGGCGGAAACCCCTTCGATTTCAAGTTTGTTGAACATCACAAG ACCACTGCTTTTACGTTCACGTCTTCCGGCAACGAGAGTGTATGGAATTTGGACGGGGAACTCTTTCAAGCACACCAATTATCGGCGCAAGTATTTCGAGGCCTTGTTAGCTTGTTTGCCTCCGGTCCTGAAATTTGA
- the LOC137721482 gene encoding ceramide kinase isoform X1 encodes MERDVDCCIEPDESPPLPHAQFYGGATAAALSCSLTLDRVGEVLLSLNSDGLSWKSLEPLENDDSTCLGITFTSKVATEIKFSDVYSVELISHGLIHVPKVSNARRCLSGRHESEVQVYRFTVYGFQQSKTMPSLRVLAAYTFGHNDLQTCQMWVNQINASLALEQGRPKNLLVFVHPKSGKGNGCKIWDSVAPIFSHAKVKTKVIVTQRSGHAYDMMASIGNKELASYDGVLAVGGDGFFNEILNGFLSSRHKAPYPPTPSGFLPSDTYHDSFCVHDPNETVIGTSSQNIEQSPLLPSPIHDGSGATVITDEDPEFPFPNEHFRFGIIPAGSTDAIVMCTTGARDPITSTFHIVLGKRVSLDVAQVVRWKTTSTSKVEPFVRYAASFAGYGFYGDVITESEKYRWMGPKRYDYAGTRVFLKHRSYEAEVAYIEVKPEGKSIPERGSLSGRKRPFWSPNKSDQAMCRVNCKVCSSTTPCSYPGETKWSISKGKFLSIGAAVISNRNERAPDGLVADAHLSDGFMHLILIKDCSHALYLWHLTQLAKKGGNPFDFKFVEHHKTTAFTFTSSGNESVWNLDGELFQAHQLSAQVFRGLVSLFASGPEI; translated from the exons ATGGAACGTGATGTAGATTGCTGTATTGAACCAGATGAATCTCCCCCTCTCCCCCACGCACAGTTTTACGGCGGAGCCACGGCGGCGGCTTTGAGCTGCAGCCTCACCTTGGACCGCGTCGGGGAAGTCCTTCTCTCCTTAAACTCAGATGGGTTGTCTTGGAAATCGCTCGAGCCATTGGAAAAT GATGACTCAACTTGTTTGGGCATCACATTTACTTCAAAGGTTGCAACCGAGATCAAATTTTCCGATGTGTATTCCGTTGAGTTGATCAGCCACGGTTTGATCCATGTGCCAAAGGTTTCAAATGCTAGAAGATGCCTTTCAGGTCGTCATGAATCTGAG GTTCAGGTTTACCGCTTTACAGTGTATGGTTTCCAGCAGTCAAAGACTATGCCTTCTCTTCGGGTCCTGGCTGCATATACGTTTGGTCATAATGATCTCCAAACATGTCAGATGTGGGTCAATCAGATTAATGCTTCTCTGGCCCTAGAACAGGGGCGACCAAAGAATCTATTG GTTTTTGTTCATCCAAAGAGTGGGAAGGGAAACGGCTGCAAAATTTGGGACTCGGTGGCTCCTATATTCTCCCATGCTAAAGTGAAAACAAAG GTCATTGTGACCCAAAGGTCAGGGCACGCATATGATATGATGGCATCTATAGGTAACAAAGAGCTTGCTTCATATGATGGAGTTTTAGCCGTT GGCGGTGATGGTTTCTTCAATGAAATCCTCAATGGATTTCTTTCTTCAAGGCATAAAGCTCCATACCCGCCAACTCCTTCAGGTTTTCTTCCTTCTGATACATATCATGACAGTTTCTGTGTTCATGATCCAAATGAAACAGTTATTGGAACTTCTTCTCAGAACATTGAGCAGTCTCCTCTCCTCCCAAGTCCAATCCATGATGGTTCGGGAGCCACAGTTATCA CAGATGAAGATCCAGAGTTTCCCTTCCCCAATGAGCATTTCAGATTTGGAATCATTCCTGCTGGCTCTACCGATGCCATTGTGATGTG CACAACTGGTGCTCGAGATCCTATAACATCTACGTTTCACATTGTCCTTGGGAAAAGGGTTTCCCTTGATGTAGCCCAAGTTGTAAGGTGGAAAACAACATCTACATCAAAGGTTGAACCTTTTGTGCGCTATGCAGCGTCTTTTGCCGG GTACGGATTTTATGGAGATGTCATTACTGAGAGTGAAAAATACCGTTGGATGGGTCCAAAAAGATATGATTATGCAGGAACAAGGGTATTTTTAAAGCACCG GTCCTATGAGGCGGAAGTAGCATATATAGAAGTCAAACCAGAAGGAAAGTCAATTCCTGAAAGAGGAAGTTTGAGCGGTCGCAAGCGACCATTTTGGAGCCCAAATAAATCCGATCAAGCAATGTGCCGTGTTAACTGCAAGGTCTGTAGCAGCACCACCCCTTGCTCATATCCAGGAGAAACAAAATGGTCCATATCAAAGGGAAAGTTTCTTAGCATTGGTGCTGCAGTAATTTCCAATAGAAATGAAAGAGCACCTGACGGTTTGGTGGCTGATGCACACCTTTCAGACGGTTTCATGCATCTCATATTGATCAAAGACTGCTCTCATGCTCTCTATCTATG GCATCTTACCCAGCTTGCAAAGAAGGGCGGAAACCCCTTCGATTTCAAGTTTGTTGAACATCACAAG ACCACTGCTTTTACGTTCACGTCTTCCGGCAACGAGAGTGTATGGAATTTGGACGGGGAACTCTTTCAAGCACACCAATTATCGGCGCAAGTATTTCGAGGCCTTGTTAGCTTGTTTGCCTCCGGTCCTGAAATTTGA
- the LOC137721482 gene encoding ceramide kinase isoform X5, with protein sequence MERDVDCCIEPDESPPLPHAQFYGGATAAALSCSLTLDRVGEVLLSLNSDGLSWKSLEPLENVATEIKFSDVYSVELISHGLIHVPKVSNARRCLSGRHESEVQVYRFTVYGFQQSKTMPSLRVLAAYTFGHNDLQTCQMWVNQINASLALEQGRPKNLLVFVHPKSGKGNGCKIWDSVAPIFSHAKVKTKVIVTQRSGHAYDMMASIGNKELASYDGVLAVGGDGFFNEILNGFLSSRHKAPYPPTPSGFLPSDTYHDSFCVHDPNETVIGTSSQNIEQSPLLPSPIHDGSGATVITDEDPEFPFPNEHFRFGIIPAGSTDAIVMCTTGARDPITSTFHIVLGKRVSLDVAQVVRWKTTSTSKVEPFVRYAASFAGYGFYGDVITESEKYRWMGPKRYDYAGTRVFLKHRSYEAEVAYIEVKPEGKSIPERGSLSGRKRPFWSPNKSDQAMCRVNCKVCSSTTPCSYPGETKWSISKGKFLSIGAAVISNRNERAPDGLVADAHLSDGFMHLILIKDCSHALYLWHLTQLAKKGGNPFDFKFVEHHKTTAFTFTSSGNESVWNLDGELFQAHQLSAQVFRGLVSLFASGPEI encoded by the exons ATGGAACGTGATGTAGATTGCTGTATTGAACCAGATGAATCTCCCCCTCTCCCCCACGCACAGTTTTACGGCGGAGCCACGGCGGCGGCTTTGAGCTGCAGCCTCACCTTGGACCGCGTCGGGGAAGTCCTTCTCTCCTTAAACTCAGATGGGTTGTCTTGGAAATCGCTCGAGCCATTGGAAAAT GTTGCAACCGAGATCAAATTTTCCGATGTGTATTCCGTTGAGTTGATCAGCCACGGTTTGATCCATGTGCCAAAGGTTTCAAATGCTAGAAGATGCCTTTCAGGTCGTCATGAATCTGAG GTTCAGGTTTACCGCTTTACAGTGTATGGTTTCCAGCAGTCAAAGACTATGCCTTCTCTTCGGGTCCTGGCTGCATATACGTTTGGTCATAATGATCTCCAAACATGTCAGATGTGGGTCAATCAGATTAATGCTTCTCTGGCCCTAGAACAGGGGCGACCAAAGAATCTATTG GTTTTTGTTCATCCAAAGAGTGGGAAGGGAAACGGCTGCAAAATTTGGGACTCGGTGGCTCCTATATTCTCCCATGCTAAAGTGAAAACAAAG GTCATTGTGACCCAAAGGTCAGGGCACGCATATGATATGATGGCATCTATAGGTAACAAAGAGCTTGCTTCATATGATGGAGTTTTAGCCGTT GGCGGTGATGGTTTCTTCAATGAAATCCTCAATGGATTTCTTTCTTCAAGGCATAAAGCTCCATACCCGCCAACTCCTTCAGGTTTTCTTCCTTCTGATACATATCATGACAGTTTCTGTGTTCATGATCCAAATGAAACAGTTATTGGAACTTCTTCTCAGAACATTGAGCAGTCTCCTCTCCTCCCAAGTCCAATCCATGATGGTTCGGGAGCCACAGTTATCA CAGATGAAGATCCAGAGTTTCCCTTCCCCAATGAGCATTTCAGATTTGGAATCATTCCTGCTGGCTCTACCGATGCCATTGTGATGTG CACAACTGGTGCTCGAGATCCTATAACATCTACGTTTCACATTGTCCTTGGGAAAAGGGTTTCCCTTGATGTAGCCCAAGTTGTAAGGTGGAAAACAACATCTACATCAAAGGTTGAACCTTTTGTGCGCTATGCAGCGTCTTTTGCCGG GTACGGATTTTATGGAGATGTCATTACTGAGAGTGAAAAATACCGTTGGATGGGTCCAAAAAGATATGATTATGCAGGAACAAGGGTATTTTTAAAGCACCG GTCCTATGAGGCGGAAGTAGCATATATAGAAGTCAAACCAGAAGGAAAGTCAATTCCTGAAAGAGGAAGTTTGAGCGGTCGCAAGCGACCATTTTGGAGCCCAAATAAATCCGATCAAGCAATGTGCCGTGTTAACTGCAAGGTCTGTAGCAGCACCACCCCTTGCTCATATCCAGGAGAAACAAAATGGTCCATATCAAAGGGAAAGTTTCTTAGCATTGGTGCTGCAGTAATTTCCAATAGAAATGAAAGAGCACCTGACGGTTTGGTGGCTGATGCACACCTTTCAGACGGTTTCATGCATCTCATATTGATCAAAGACTGCTCTCATGCTCTCTATCTATG GCATCTTACCCAGCTTGCAAAGAAGGGCGGAAACCCCTTCGATTTCAAGTTTGTTGAACATCACAAG ACCACTGCTTTTACGTTCACGTCTTCCGGCAACGAGAGTGTATGGAATTTGGACGGGGAACTCTTTCAAGCACACCAATTATCGGCGCAAGTATTTCGAGGCCTTGTTAGCTTGTTTGCCTCCGGTCCTGAAATTTGA
- the LOC137721482 gene encoding ceramide kinase isoform X2: MERDVDCCIEPDESPPLPHAQFYGGATAAALSCSLTLDRVGEVLLSLNSDGLSWKSLEPLENDDSTCLGITFTSKVATEIKFSDVYSVELISHGLIHVPKVSNARRCLSGRHESEVQVYRFTVYGFQQSKTMPSLRVLAAYTFGHNDLQTCQMWVNQINASLALEQGRPKNLLVFVHPKSGKGNGCKIWDSVAPIFSHAKVKTKVIVTQRSGHAYDMMASIGNKELASYDGVLAVGGDGFFNEILNGFLSSRHKAPYPPTPSGFLPSDTYHDSFCVHDPNETVIGTSSQNIEQSPLLPSPIHDGSGATVINEDPEFPFPNEHFRFGIIPAGSTDAIVMCTTGARDPITSTFHIVLGKRVSLDVAQVVRWKTTSTSKVEPFVRYAASFAGYGFYGDVITESEKYRWMGPKRYDYAGTRVFLKHRSYEAEVAYIEVKPEGKSIPERGSLSGRKRPFWSPNKSDQAMCRVNCKVCSSTTPCSYPGETKWSISKGKFLSIGAAVISNRNERAPDGLVADAHLSDGFMHLILIKDCSHALYLWHLTQLAKKGGNPFDFKFVEHHKTTAFTFTSSGNESVWNLDGELFQAHQLSAQVFRGLVSLFASGPEI, from the exons ATGGAACGTGATGTAGATTGCTGTATTGAACCAGATGAATCTCCCCCTCTCCCCCACGCACAGTTTTACGGCGGAGCCACGGCGGCGGCTTTGAGCTGCAGCCTCACCTTGGACCGCGTCGGGGAAGTCCTTCTCTCCTTAAACTCAGATGGGTTGTCTTGGAAATCGCTCGAGCCATTGGAAAAT GATGACTCAACTTGTTTGGGCATCACATTTACTTCAAAGGTTGCAACCGAGATCAAATTTTCCGATGTGTATTCCGTTGAGTTGATCAGCCACGGTTTGATCCATGTGCCAAAGGTTTCAAATGCTAGAAGATGCCTTTCAGGTCGTCATGAATCTGAG GTTCAGGTTTACCGCTTTACAGTGTATGGTTTCCAGCAGTCAAAGACTATGCCTTCTCTTCGGGTCCTGGCTGCATATACGTTTGGTCATAATGATCTCCAAACATGTCAGATGTGGGTCAATCAGATTAATGCTTCTCTGGCCCTAGAACAGGGGCGACCAAAGAATCTATTG GTTTTTGTTCATCCAAAGAGTGGGAAGGGAAACGGCTGCAAAATTTGGGACTCGGTGGCTCCTATATTCTCCCATGCTAAAGTGAAAACAAAG GTCATTGTGACCCAAAGGTCAGGGCACGCATATGATATGATGGCATCTATAGGTAACAAAGAGCTTGCTTCATATGATGGAGTTTTAGCCGTT GGCGGTGATGGTTTCTTCAATGAAATCCTCAATGGATTTCTTTCTTCAAGGCATAAAGCTCCATACCCGCCAACTCCTTCAGGTTTTCTTCCTTCTGATACATATCATGACAGTTTCTGTGTTCATGATCCAAATGAAACAGTTATTGGAACTTCTTCTCAGAACATTGAGCAGTCTCCTCTCCTCCCAAGTCCAATCCATGATGGTTCGGGAGCCACAGTTATCA ATGAAGATCCAGAGTTTCCCTTCCCCAATGAGCATTTCAGATTTGGAATCATTCCTGCTGGCTCTACCGATGCCATTGTGATGTG CACAACTGGTGCTCGAGATCCTATAACATCTACGTTTCACATTGTCCTTGGGAAAAGGGTTTCCCTTGATGTAGCCCAAGTTGTAAGGTGGAAAACAACATCTACATCAAAGGTTGAACCTTTTGTGCGCTATGCAGCGTCTTTTGCCGG GTACGGATTTTATGGAGATGTCATTACTGAGAGTGAAAAATACCGTTGGATGGGTCCAAAAAGATATGATTATGCAGGAACAAGGGTATTTTTAAAGCACCG GTCCTATGAGGCGGAAGTAGCATATATAGAAGTCAAACCAGAAGGAAAGTCAATTCCTGAAAGAGGAAGTTTGAGCGGTCGCAAGCGACCATTTTGGAGCCCAAATAAATCCGATCAAGCAATGTGCCGTGTTAACTGCAAGGTCTGTAGCAGCACCACCCCTTGCTCATATCCAGGAGAAACAAAATGGTCCATATCAAAGGGAAAGTTTCTTAGCATTGGTGCTGCAGTAATTTCCAATAGAAATGAAAGAGCACCTGACGGTTTGGTGGCTGATGCACACCTTTCAGACGGTTTCATGCATCTCATATTGATCAAAGACTGCTCTCATGCTCTCTATCTATG GCATCTTACCCAGCTTGCAAAGAAGGGCGGAAACCCCTTCGATTTCAAGTTTGTTGAACATCACAAG ACCACTGCTTTTACGTTCACGTCTTCCGGCAACGAGAGTGTATGGAATTTGGACGGGGAACTCTTTCAAGCACACCAATTATCGGCGCAAGTATTTCGAGGCCTTGTTAGCTTGTTTGCCTCCGGTCCTGAAATTTGA
- the LOC137721482 gene encoding ceramide kinase isoform X6, with translation MERDVDCCIEPDESPPLPHAQFYGGATAAALSCSLTLDRVGEVLLSLNSDGLSWKSLEPLENVATEIKFSDVYSVELISHGLIHVPKVSNARRCLSGRHESEVYRFTVYGFQQSKTMPSLRVLAAYTFGHNDLQTCQMWVNQINASLALEQGRPKNLLVFVHPKSGKGNGCKIWDSVAPIFSHAKVKTKVIVTQRSGHAYDMMASIGNKELASYDGVLAVGGDGFFNEILNGFLSSRHKAPYPPTPSGFLPSDTYHDSFCVHDPNETVIGTSSQNIEQSPLLPSPIHDGSGATVITDEDPEFPFPNEHFRFGIIPAGSTDAIVMCTTGARDPITSTFHIVLGKRVSLDVAQVVRWKTTSTSKVEPFVRYAASFAGYGFYGDVITESEKYRWMGPKRYDYAGTRVFLKHRSYEAEVAYIEVKPEGKSIPERGSLSGRKRPFWSPNKSDQAMCRVNCKVCSSTTPCSYPGETKWSISKGKFLSIGAAVISNRNERAPDGLVADAHLSDGFMHLILIKDCSHALYLWHLTQLAKKGGNPFDFKFVEHHKTTAFTFTSSGNESVWNLDGELFQAHQLSAQVFRGLVSLFASGPEI, from the exons ATGGAACGTGATGTAGATTGCTGTATTGAACCAGATGAATCTCCCCCTCTCCCCCACGCACAGTTTTACGGCGGAGCCACGGCGGCGGCTTTGAGCTGCAGCCTCACCTTGGACCGCGTCGGGGAAGTCCTTCTCTCCTTAAACTCAGATGGGTTGTCTTGGAAATCGCTCGAGCCATTGGAAAAT GTTGCAACCGAGATCAAATTTTCCGATGTGTATTCCGTTGAGTTGATCAGCCACGGTTTGATCCATGTGCCAAAGGTTTCAAATGCTAGAAGATGCCTTTCAGGTCGTCATGAATCTGAG GTTTACCGCTTTACAGTGTATGGTTTCCAGCAGTCAAAGACTATGCCTTCTCTTCGGGTCCTGGCTGCATATACGTTTGGTCATAATGATCTCCAAACATGTCAGATGTGGGTCAATCAGATTAATGCTTCTCTGGCCCTAGAACAGGGGCGACCAAAGAATCTATTG GTTTTTGTTCATCCAAAGAGTGGGAAGGGAAACGGCTGCAAAATTTGGGACTCGGTGGCTCCTATATTCTCCCATGCTAAAGTGAAAACAAAG GTCATTGTGACCCAAAGGTCAGGGCACGCATATGATATGATGGCATCTATAGGTAACAAAGAGCTTGCTTCATATGATGGAGTTTTAGCCGTT GGCGGTGATGGTTTCTTCAATGAAATCCTCAATGGATTTCTTTCTTCAAGGCATAAAGCTCCATACCCGCCAACTCCTTCAGGTTTTCTTCCTTCTGATACATATCATGACAGTTTCTGTGTTCATGATCCAAATGAAACAGTTATTGGAACTTCTTCTCAGAACATTGAGCAGTCTCCTCTCCTCCCAAGTCCAATCCATGATGGTTCGGGAGCCACAGTTATCA CAGATGAAGATCCAGAGTTTCCCTTCCCCAATGAGCATTTCAGATTTGGAATCATTCCTGCTGGCTCTACCGATGCCATTGTGATGTG CACAACTGGTGCTCGAGATCCTATAACATCTACGTTTCACATTGTCCTTGGGAAAAGGGTTTCCCTTGATGTAGCCCAAGTTGTAAGGTGGAAAACAACATCTACATCAAAGGTTGAACCTTTTGTGCGCTATGCAGCGTCTTTTGCCGG GTACGGATTTTATGGAGATGTCATTACTGAGAGTGAAAAATACCGTTGGATGGGTCCAAAAAGATATGATTATGCAGGAACAAGGGTATTTTTAAAGCACCG GTCCTATGAGGCGGAAGTAGCATATATAGAAGTCAAACCAGAAGGAAAGTCAATTCCTGAAAGAGGAAGTTTGAGCGGTCGCAAGCGACCATTTTGGAGCCCAAATAAATCCGATCAAGCAATGTGCCGTGTTAACTGCAAGGTCTGTAGCAGCACCACCCCTTGCTCATATCCAGGAGAAACAAAATGGTCCATATCAAAGGGAAAGTTTCTTAGCATTGGTGCTGCAGTAATTTCCAATAGAAATGAAAGAGCACCTGACGGTTTGGTGGCTGATGCACACCTTTCAGACGGTTTCATGCATCTCATATTGATCAAAGACTGCTCTCATGCTCTCTATCTATG GCATCTTACCCAGCTTGCAAAGAAGGGCGGAAACCCCTTCGATTTCAAGTTTGTTGAACATCACAAG ACCACTGCTTTTACGTTCACGTCTTCCGGCAACGAGAGTGTATGGAATTTGGACGGGGAACTCTTTCAAGCACACCAATTATCGGCGCAAGTATTTCGAGGCCTTGTTAGCTTGTTTGCCTCCGGTCCTGAAATTTGA